In the Pectinatus sottacetonis genome, GAGAAAATGTGATGTTGATTCAACAATGCTGCCACTGCCCATGGGGATAGAAGCCACTGATAGTTTTGTCATGGCTTTATCACATTTAAGCAAAAAAGAGGTGCCAGCTGAAATTGAAGAAGAACGCGGGCAGCTTTTGGATATAATGGTGGATTCGCATGCTTACTATGGGGATAAGCGGGTAGCTATTGCTGGAGATCCTGATACAGTTTTGGGCTTGGCTTCGTTTTGTCTTGAACTAGGCATGAAGCCCAAGTATATGATAACAGGGACACCAGATCAAAAATTTACCCAAAAAGCAAAAGAAAAATTATTGAAATATGGTGTTATCGATTGCATAGCAAAAGCAAATACTGACTTGTTTGAACTGCACCAGCTTATGAAAAATGAATCTGTTGATCTGTTAATCGGTGGAACCCATTGCAAATATATTGCCCGGGCTGAGGATGTGCCATTTGTACGTGCAGGATTTCCTATCCTTGACCGCTATGTTCATTCATATATGCCCTTGGTAGGATACAGGGGAGCAATGCGCATGGCAGAACTGATAAGTAATGCATTATTAGATCGGCAGGATCGTGATGCAGCTGATAAAGATTTTGAATTGGTTATGTAAGTGAAAATAAGTATTGTTATTGTTTTTAGATGACAATACTTATTTTATTAAATCTTATCTATTGTATTTTTGTAAAACTTTGTGTATAATAAACAAAATGATAAATATAAATAGAAGCTGTGCGGGACTTATAAAAGCCCCCTAATACAATGAAGTATTAATTTTGTATTAGGGGGTTTTTGTGTTTTTTAGTATATTAATGATTGTAAAATTAGGAAAATAATAAATTTAGTTGCTGTAGTAAGAGAAATAATAAAGCTTTTATAAAAATATTTGTTTTTTATGAAAAATAATTAGTAAAGGATGTGTGGATTATGAGTAAAGGCATTTTAGAAGTGCGTAAAAAGTCAATAATGGTGAAAAATCTTGGCTGCAGCGGAACCGGTATAGATTGCGATAAAGCAAGTGTTTCTGGTGCTGTTAGTCAAAGAGCCTGTGTTTATTGCGGGGCGCGTGTTGTGTTGAATCCCATAACAGATGCATTCCATATTATCCACGGTCCTATAGGATGTGCCAGTTACACATGGGATATCCGCGGAAGCTTATCAAGTGGTAGTGAAATTTATCGCAATAGTTTTTCTACTGATTTAAGAGAAAAAGATATAATTTTTGGCGGAGCCAAAAAACTAACAGCAGCAATAGATGAAATAGTGGGAAAATATGCACCTAAGTTAATATTTGTTTATGCCACATGTATTGTAGGCGTAATTGGTGATGACGTGGAAGCAGTATGTAAAGATGCCGAAAAAAGATATGCCATACGTGTTATTCCGGTGAAAGCTGCCGGCTTTTCCGGGACGAAAAGGCAGGGCTATAAGCTTGCCTGTGATGCAGTTATGAAACTTATTCGTCCGTATAAACTTGTGGGAAAAATGTCCCATCATGGACTCAATATATTAGGAGATTTTAACTTAGCAGGCGAAATGTGGCTTATACAGAATTATTTCAGGAATATAGGTATTGATATAGTATCAACTTTTACGGGTGATGCTTCCTATGATAAGCTGCTAAAAGCACCAGCAGCAGCACTCAATATCGTGCAGTGTGCTGGTTCTTCGATTTATATGGCCAACTTAATGGAAGAAGAGTTCGATATTCCTTTTATAAAAGTAAGTTTTTTTGGTATTGAAGATACCAGTGCCTCTATAATGCAGGTTGCCAATATATTGGGCGATGAAACAGTAATTGCCAGGGCAGAAGAATTTACCAGCAGGGAAAGTGCCAGACTGAGAAAATTCGTGGACAAATACAAGAAAAATTTTCTTGGCAAAAAAGCGGCTATTTATGTTGGCGGTGGATTTAAAGCTATTTCCTTAATACGGCAGTTCAATGAAATGGGGATTCAGACAGTTGTAGTAGGTACGCAGACGGGCAGAAAAGACGAATATGAAATTATCCAGAGCATAGTAAATGAAGATACTGTAATATTGGATGATGCCAACCCGGCAGAACTG is a window encoding:
- the nifE gene encoding nitrogenase iron-molybdenum cofactor biosynthesis protein NifE, with amino-acid sequence MSKGILEVRKKSIMVKNLGCSGTGIDCDKASVSGAVSQRACVYCGARVVLNPITDAFHIIHGPIGCASYTWDIRGSLSSGSEIYRNSFSTDLREKDIIFGGAKKLTAAIDEIVGKYAPKLIFVYATCIVGVIGDDVEAVCKDAEKRYAIRVIPVKAAGFSGTKRQGYKLACDAVMKLIRPYKLVGKMSHHGLNILGDFNLAGEMWLIQNYFRNIGIDIVSTFTGDASYDKLLKAPAAALNIVQCAGSSIYMANLMEEEFDIPFIKVSFFGIEDTSASIMQVANILGDETVIARAEEFTSRESARLRKFVDKYKKNFLGKKAAIYVGGGFKAISLIRQFNEMGIQTVVVGTQTGRKDEYEIIQSIVNEDTVILDDANPAELEYFMKQKHADILVGGVKERPLAYKLGIAFCDHNHERKHALGGYEGVENFTKEINLSINSPVWDYMTAI